From the Streptomyces sp. KMM 9044 genome, one window contains:
- a CDS encoding ABC transporter ATP-binding protein produces the protein MTVRAPDEFVPADAPLLTAEGLTVRRAPDEVPVLPPVDLRVGPGQVLAVTGASGAGKSTLLRALLDVLPDGLHRASGTVRWRGATVPQGRAAGRWRRARCGWLAQDPGAALNPLWRVDRLIGEEFTGDTAARARRVEALMDRLGLPPGLASRRAGELSGGQAQRVALARALCAEPELLVLDEPTSALDRATADLVAEVVHSLRGTPGRCVVLVTHDARLAAELADRTLVLAADARAAASRADAARHTSRATAVRGRTTRTLWKETFRQSADPAPPRAGRPPRTAGPAPSPVPALSARGLTLFTPDGTPLLDAGDLDLPAGGWLAVTGPSGSGKTTLLHALAGRRPPAGGQLLLHGHPVPAGTRSRDRRTLRAVQLAGQDTVAELNPAHTAGRAVARPLQVFHGTTGTAGRERVRELFEAVGLPAGLSGRRPVALSGGQRRRVVLARALAAEPDVLLLDEPTAGLDPDSARLVLDLLDRLRQNGPAVLTVTHDAGTAARADRVLHLTGRRLAPRPPMPSGHPPDERTEHSRVRPHDG, from the coding sequence ATGACGGTCCGTGCCCCCGACGAGTTCGTTCCCGCCGATGCCCCGCTGCTGACGGCCGAGGGCCTGACCGTTCGCCGTGCCCCGGACGAGGTCCCCGTCCTGCCGCCGGTCGACCTCCGCGTCGGCCCGGGGCAGGTGCTGGCCGTCACCGGCGCCTCCGGTGCCGGTAAGTCCACGCTGCTGCGGGCCCTGCTCGACGTTCTCCCGGACGGACTGCACCGCGCGTCGGGCACCGTGCGCTGGCGCGGTGCGACGGTGCCGCAGGGCCGGGCGGCCGGGCGGTGGCGGCGTGCCCGGTGCGGCTGGCTGGCGCAGGACCCCGGCGCGGCCCTCAATCCGCTGTGGCGTGTGGACCGGCTGATCGGAGAGGAGTTCACCGGTGACACCGCCGCCCGCGCCCGGCGGGTCGAGGCCCTGATGGACCGACTGGGCCTCCCGCCGGGGCTCGCCTCCCGGCGGGCGGGGGAACTCTCCGGCGGACAGGCCCAACGGGTCGCCCTGGCCCGAGCCCTGTGCGCCGAGCCGGAGCTGCTCGTCCTGGACGAACCGACCTCGGCGCTGGACCGCGCGACGGCCGACCTGGTGGCCGAAGTGGTGCACTCCCTCCGCGGGACCCCCGGCCGGTGCGTCGTCCTGGTCACGCACGATGCCCGGCTGGCCGCGGAACTGGCCGACCGGACACTGGTGCTGGCCGCCGACGCGCGCGCGGCGGCCTCCCGTGCGGACGCCGCGCGGCACACGTCGCGTGCGACCGCCGTACGCGGACGGACGACGCGCACCCTGTGGAAGGAGACGTTCCGGCAGTCCGCCGACCCCGCCCCGCCACGGGCCGGGCGTCCGCCCCGCACGGCGGGCCCTGCCCCGTCTCCGGTTCCCGCGCTGTCGGCGCGGGGCCTGACCCTGTTCACTCCGGACGGCACACCGTTGCTCGATGCCGGCGACCTGGACCTGCCGGCGGGCGGCTGGCTGGCCGTCACGGGACCGTCGGGCAGCGGCAAGACGACCCTGCTGCACGCCCTCGCGGGCCGCCGTCCGCCGGCCGGCGGACAACTGCTGCTGCACGGACACCCGGTGCCCGCCGGGACCCGCTCGCGTGACCGGCGGACGCTGCGCGCCGTCCAACTGGCCGGACAGGACACGGTGGCGGAACTCAACCCGGCGCACACCGCCGGCCGAGCGGTGGCCCGGCCGCTGCAGGTTTTCCACGGCACGACCGGAACGGCCGGGCGGGAACGTGTACGAGAACTCTTCGAAGCCGTGGGACTCCCCGCCGGGCTGTCCGGCCGCAGACCGGTGGCACTCTCCGGCGGCCAGCGCCGCCGGGTCGTCCTCGCCCGGGCGCTCGCCGCCGAGCCCGACGTGCTGCTGCTGGACGAACCCACCGCGGGTCTGGACCCGGACTCGGCACGACTCGTCCTCGACCTGCTGGACCGGCTGCGGCAAAACGGCCCCGCCGTCCTGACCGTCACGCACGACGCCGGCACGGCCGCCCGCGCCGACCGCGTCCTCCACCTGACCGGGCGCCGCCTGGCCCCCCGGCCGCCCATGCCCTCCGGGCATCCCCCCGACGAGAGAACGGAGCACTCCCGTGTCCGACCACACGACGGCTGA
- a CDS encoding class I SAM-dependent methyltransferase: MSDHTTAEHTSRIADLLAAHPWVARARPAPDGGVLVVPHPDAVTASPGPGPLLREHLEQWAEVYEWVYETAEGRHADDLDLSGWRASDTGAPLPEAHMRDWVDRTVDLVLAQRPTRLLELGCGTGLLAHRLHPYLDGYVGTDVARVAVDRLTGAGLPRTAFVRAAAHEATASWVRDAVDAVFGPDVLPDCLLLNSVTQCFPDLAYLTTVLHGALSTVEDGGTVIVGDIRHSGLLLDHFGRLERARDPEADDTTIAARAAAAAEADEELSFTPAAVAAAVVAQPRPVRMSVHARTMAGDTELTRYRYDVVLRVGLPTGGPGTRQVRRTSWGGHRGNGVREALREALDGGPVIVHGIPNALLHDAPGAVTPYTLREALEGEDAAVLLDVADPRMLAVAVPADCAPAAAVAGARPSGPTAHEPFPLFVRRRLPEILRDHLRRTGPDTPPPMITVVDALEDGHS, encoded by the coding sequence GTGTCCGACCACACGACGGCTGAACACACCAGCCGGATCGCGGACCTGCTGGCAGCCCATCCCTGGGTGGCCCGGGCACGACCCGCACCCGACGGCGGCGTCCTGGTCGTCCCGCATCCGGACGCCGTGACCGCCTCACCCGGGCCGGGCCCCCTGCTGCGCGAGCACCTCGAACAGTGGGCCGAGGTCTACGAGTGGGTGTACGAGACGGCCGAGGGGCGGCACGCCGACGACCTGGACCTGTCCGGGTGGCGGGCGTCCGACACCGGAGCGCCGCTGCCCGAGGCCCACATGCGCGACTGGGTGGACCGCACGGTGGACCTCGTCCTGGCCCAGCGCCCGACGCGGCTGCTGGAACTCGGCTGTGGCACCGGTCTGCTCGCCCACCGCCTGCACCCGTACCTGGACGGGTACGTCGGCACCGACGTCGCCCGGGTCGCGGTGGACCGACTCACCGGCGCCGGCCTGCCCCGCACCGCGTTCGTCCGGGCCGCCGCCCACGAGGCGACCGCCTCCTGGGTGCGGGACGCCGTGGACGCCGTCTTCGGCCCCGACGTGCTCCCCGACTGCCTGCTGCTCAACTCGGTCACCCAGTGCTTCCCCGACCTGGCCTACCTGACGACCGTGCTGCACGGGGCACTGTCCACCGTCGAGGACGGCGGCACCGTGATCGTCGGAGACATCCGGCACTCCGGCCTGCTGCTCGACCACTTCGGACGGCTGGAACGGGCGCGCGACCCCGAGGCGGACGACACGACGATCGCCGCCAGGGCCGCGGCCGCCGCCGAGGCGGACGAGGAACTGTCCTTCACCCCCGCGGCCGTCGCCGCGGCGGTCGTGGCCCAGCCGCGGCCGGTCCGCATGAGCGTGCACGCCCGCACCATGGCCGGGGACACCGAACTCACCCGCTACCGCTACGACGTCGTCCTGCGCGTCGGCCTGCCCACCGGCGGTCCGGGCACCCGGCAGGTGCGCCGCACGTCCTGGGGCGGACACCGGGGGAACGGCGTCCGGGAAGCGCTGCGCGAGGCGCTCGACGGAGGTCCCGTCATCGTCCACGGGATTCCCAACGCCCTTCTCCACGACGCTCCCGGGGCGGTGACCCCGTACACCCTGCGCGAGGCCCTGGAGGGGGAGGACGCCGCCGTGCTGCTCGATGTCGCCGACCCGCGCATGCTGGCCGTGGCGGTGCCCGCTGACTGCGCCCCCGCCGCGGCCGTGGCGGGGGCGAGGCCCTCCGGTCCGACCGCCCACGAGCCGTTCCCCCTGTTCGTGCGGCGTCGCCTGCCCGAGATACTGCGCGACCACCTGCGCCGGACCGGGCCGGACACGCCGCCACCGATGATCACCGTGGTGGACGCCCTCGAGGACGGCCACTCGTGA
- a CDS encoding ABC transporter permease, giving the protein MTGRSLPLLSKAVRPPVSVTAALTLLVCVPLGRYAAAHPPERTVAAPWTPPGARHPLGTDVLGRDVLSRVLAGGTQLLTVSLLAAVAAVVCGTGLGLAAGWSGGRTARTVRALCDVLLAVPALVLALVLATALPGATAVVVASVLAGAPLTARIVGTQCAQLRDSGHVHAAAERGERTPAVLLHEVLPTLRRLVAADAGLRLVTALQIAAALAVLGLGPQPPDPDWALMLSENLPGAALNPWALLAPALPLAGCAWVFAAAARTAARAPGEAV; this is encoded by the coding sequence GTGACCGGCAGGTCCTTGCCGCTCCTGTCCAAAGCCGTCCGCCCCCCGGTGTCCGTGACCGCGGCCCTCACGCTGCTGGTGTGCGTGCCGCTCGGCCGGTACGCCGCCGCGCACCCGCCGGAGCGAACGGTCGCCGCCCCGTGGACACCGCCCGGCGCACGGCATCCGCTGGGCACCGACGTCCTGGGACGTGACGTGCTGTCCCGCGTCCTGGCCGGGGGCACCCAGCTCCTGACCGTGTCCCTGCTCGCCGCGGTCGCCGCCGTCGTCTGCGGCACGGGCCTCGGTCTGGCCGCGGGCTGGTCGGGCGGCCGCACCGCCCGCACCGTACGGGCCCTGTGCGACGTGCTGCTGGCCGTCCCCGCCCTGGTCCTGGCGCTGGTGCTGGCCACCGCCCTGCCGGGGGCGACGGCGGTCGTCGTGGCGTCGGTACTCGCGGGAGCCCCGCTCACCGCGCGGATCGTCGGCACGCAGTGCGCGCAGCTGCGCGACAGCGGGCACGTGCACGCCGCCGCCGAGCGCGGCGAGCGCACACCCGCCGTCCTGCTCCACGAGGTACTGCCCACCCTGCGCCGCCTGGTCGCCGCCGACGCCGGGCTCCGGCTCGTCACGGCACTGCAGATCGCCGCGGCCCTCGCCGTGCTCGGCCTGGGGCCCCAGCCCCCGGACCCCGACTGGGCCCTGATGCTCAGCGAGAACCTGCCCGGTGCCGCGCTCAATCCCTGGGCGTTGCTGGCGCCCGCGCTTCCCCTGGCGGGCTGCGCCTGGGTGTTCGCCGCGGCAGCCCGGACGGCCGCCCGTGCTCCGGGGGAGGCGGTATGA
- a CDS encoding ABC transporter substrate-binding protein encodes MHQHPSPRTPLSRRSALTAFAAVGTLLLSACSGTSTTTSTTDTPASATGAPVDGGTLRYAVAGSPATAGDDPHGGLGNESDVLRFALTYDVLTVPGEDGRTRPRLATSWKPNDAMDRWTLTLRENARFTDGEPVSAADVLYSLRRISGKAAENYGRLADFDMAKSTAPDEHTVVLATRTPMADAPRALESVTFVVPEGTKDFSRPVTGSGPYQVERTGAQSTVLTRNEKWWGERPHLDRIEIQAVADPQARADAVASGQADVAGSVSPAVVKGAGSSAKTQVVRRDGVTEYPFVMRLDTEPFDDPRVREAFRLAADRKALVDTVFLGYGKVANDLPTPYDPSAPEDLPQRTRDVTKAKRLLAEAGHTDGLSVTLHTTTSYPGMDTAATLYAQQLADIGVDAEVKVEPADTYWTAVYAKKAFYTGYYGGISFPDLVRVGLLSDSPTNETAWRSRTFDDGFARAMSTADEARREELLSGIQRELWKDGGYVVWGTGDGLDLAAPGVRGLPAGPGFQRMFIDQVWMAK; translated from the coding sequence ATGCACCAGCATCCGTCACCCCGTACCCCCCTGTCGCGCAGATCCGCCCTCACCGCCTTCGCGGCGGTCGGCACCCTGCTGCTGAGCGCCTGCTCCGGCACCTCCACCACCACCTCCACCACCGACACCCCGGCATCCGCCACGGGTGCCCCCGTCGACGGCGGCACCCTGCGCTACGCCGTCGCCGGATCCCCCGCCACCGCCGGTGACGACCCGCACGGCGGCCTCGGCAACGAGTCCGACGTCCTGCGCTTCGCCCTGACCTACGACGTCCTGACCGTCCCAGGCGAGGACGGGAGGACCCGGCCGCGCCTGGCGACGTCGTGGAAGCCCAACGACGCCATGGACCGCTGGACCCTCACCCTGCGCGAGAACGCACGCTTCACCGACGGCGAGCCGGTGAGCGCCGCCGACGTGCTGTACTCCCTGCGGCGCATCAGCGGCAAGGCCGCCGAGAACTACGGCCGGCTCGCCGACTTCGACATGGCGAAGTCCACCGCACCCGACGAGCACACCGTCGTCCTGGCCACCCGCACCCCGATGGCCGACGCACCCCGGGCCCTGGAATCCGTCACCTTCGTCGTGCCCGAGGGCACCAAGGACTTCTCCCGCCCCGTCACCGGATCAGGGCCGTACCAGGTGGAGCGGACCGGCGCCCAGAGCACCGTCCTGACCCGCAACGAGAAGTGGTGGGGCGAACGTCCGCACCTGGACAGGATCGAGATCCAGGCCGTCGCCGATCCCCAGGCACGTGCCGACGCCGTCGCCTCCGGGCAGGCCGACGTCGCCGGCAGCGTCAGCCCCGCCGTCGTCAAGGGCGCCGGCTCCTCGGCGAAGACCCAGGTCGTACGGCGCGACGGAGTCACCGAGTACCCGTTCGTCATGCGCCTGGACACCGAACCGTTCGACGACCCCAGGGTCCGTGAGGCGTTCCGCCTCGCCGCCGACCGCAAGGCCCTGGTCGACACCGTGTTCCTGGGCTACGGCAAGGTCGCCAACGACCTTCCCACCCCCTACGACCCCTCGGCCCCCGAGGACCTGCCGCAGCGCACCCGCGACGTGACGAAGGCCAAGAGGCTGCTGGCCGAGGCGGGCCACACCGACGGACTGTCCGTCACCCTGCACACCACCACGTCCTACCCCGGCATGGACACCGCCGCCACCCTCTACGCCCAGCAGCTCGCAGACATCGGCGTCGACGCCGAGGTGAAGGTCGAGCCCGCTGACACCTACTGGACCGCCGTCTACGCCAAGAAGGCTTTCTACACCGGGTACTACGGCGGCATCTCCTTCCCCGACCTGGTCCGCGTCGGGCTGCTGTCCGACTCCCCGACCAACGAGACCGCCTGGCGCAGCAGGACCTTCGACGACGGCTTCGCCCGGGCCATGTCGACCGCGGACGAGGCACGGCGCGAGGAACTGCTCTCCGGCATCCAGCGGGAGCTGTGGAAGGACGGCGGTTACGTCGTCTGGGGCACCGGCGACGGCCTGGACCTCGCCGCGCCCGGCGTCCGCGGCCTGCCCGCCGGGCCCGGCTTCCAGCGCATGTTCATCGACCAGGTGTGGATGGCCAAGTGA
- a CDS encoding class I SAM-dependent methyltransferase — MNGALTDAVLTGLPGVTAWQLVRDGGQDTLLVAGPPPETRPPAGPGRDDARDDARAVSRAAAAGDAAVRGTDPAALPALMRQLDEAALLTTARLLDRTRLFRDGGRRGTDEILGALAVAPRHAWIIRRWLATLTAEGRLRLDAATGRYHSLTVPDRSAHARALRELDGACRGLGYPASMTRFFRAAAERLPLLLQDRTSLQEVLFPDGETSTARGNYRDSVPSRWANHAAASLVTDEADHRTTPAPLRVLEAGAGVGGTTGTVLEALGDTPVDYLFTDVSPFFLRTARDVFGDRPGLRHALFDIQADPLGQGLGPGSQDVVLAANVLHNARHAGRCLAALRELLAPDGLLVLVESCQEHYQALISMYLLMSPAPGEQDWFTDLRAGQDRVFLTAGEWTRQLDAAGFDPLPVLPHEGHPLTEAAGQRVVAGRVRSHGARPDPARVRAALADRLSPALPLPRIHAVDDVIRPIIPTGAPC; from the coding sequence GTGAACGGCGCCCTCACCGACGCGGTCCTCACCGGGCTGCCGGGCGTGACGGCCTGGCAACTGGTGCGCGACGGCGGGCAGGACACCCTGCTGGTGGCGGGCCCGCCACCGGAGACGCGGCCGCCGGCCGGTCCCGGCCGCGACGACGCCCGCGACGACGCCCGCGCCGTGAGCCGGGCCGCGGCCGCCGGTGACGCCGCCGTACGCGGTACCGATCCGGCCGCCCTCCCGGCGCTGATGCGACAGCTCGACGAGGCGGCGCTGCTGACGACGGCCCGGCTGCTCGACCGGACCCGGCTGTTCCGCGACGGCGGCCGGCGCGGCACCGACGAGATCCTCGGAGCCCTGGCGGTCGCACCCCGGCATGCGTGGATCATCCGGCGCTGGCTGGCCACCCTGACCGCGGAGGGCCGGCTCCGGCTGGACGCGGCGACGGGCCGCTACCACTCCCTCACGGTGCCGGACCGCAGCGCCCACGCCCGGGCGCTGCGCGAGCTGGACGGGGCCTGCCGGGGCCTGGGCTACCCGGCGTCCATGACCCGCTTCTTCCGGGCCGCGGCCGAACGGCTCCCGCTGCTGCTCCAGGACCGCACGTCACTGCAGGAGGTCCTCTTCCCCGACGGGGAGACGAGCACCGCGCGGGGCAACTACCGCGACAGTGTTCCCAGCCGTTGGGCCAACCACGCCGCGGCGTCCCTGGTCACCGATGAGGCCGATCACCGGACGACACCGGCTCCCCTGCGCGTCCTGGAGGCGGGCGCCGGCGTGGGCGGCACCACCGGCACCGTCCTGGAGGCGCTCGGCGACACGCCTGTCGACTACCTGTTCACGGATGTCTCCCCGTTCTTCCTGCGGACGGCCAGGGACGTCTTCGGCGACCGCCCCGGCCTGCGGCACGCCCTGTTCGACATCCAGGCCGACCCGCTCGGGCAGGGCCTGGGGCCGGGCTCCCAGGACGTCGTCCTGGCGGCGAACGTCCTGCACAACGCACGGCACGCCGGACGCTGTCTTGCGGCCCTGCGGGAACTGCTGGCGCCCGACGGCCTGCTGGTCCTGGTCGAGTCGTGCCAGGAGCACTACCAGGCGCTCATCTCCATGTACCTGCTGATGTCACCGGCGCCCGGTGAACAGGACTGGTTCACGGACCTGCGGGCCGGCCAGGACCGGGTCTTCCTCACCGCCGGGGAGTGGACACGACAACTGGACGCGGCGGGCTTCGACCCCCTGCCCGTCCTGCCGCACGAGGGGCATCCCCTCACCGAGGCCGCGGGCCAGCGCGTCGTCGCGGGCCGTGTCAGGTCCCACGGCGCCCGCCCGGATCCCGCCCGCGTCCGCGCCGCGCTCGCCGACCGACTGTCCCCTGCCCTCCCCCTGCCACGGATCCATGCCGTGGACGACGTCATCCGCCCCATCATCCCGACTGGAGCCCCCTGTTGA
- a CDS encoding ABC transporter permease, producing the protein MTLRVVGRALRPVCRAAVLAVAATAVVFTATELLPGDAGELRTTGRATQEDVAAERGRLGLDRPAAVRYLDWLYGLARGDLGRSLAGGRPVAALFAERLPATAALVAVALAVTVLLTATALTVTYLRGGRGGSASTGLAAVPQPVYAAVLGAVLAGLLGWLPPVSLLPPGGSFLADPRLLVLPALTLALPSAAFATVLLRGALGDALRRPHVADARLRGLPAPLVLHRHVLPFLYAPALQVTALLAGGLVAGTALAETLFGYPGTGQLLVSAVAVRDVPVIQTAALLPAVVLLLGMLLADLAARRTAVPGPAGNTGPSVPDAGRTV; encoded by the coding sequence GTGACGCTGCGCGTTGTCGGCCGTGCCCTGCGCCCGGTCTGCCGGGCCGCGGTCCTGGCCGTCGCCGCCACGGCCGTGGTCTTCACGGCCACCGAACTGCTCCCCGGCGACGCCGGGGAGCTGAGGACGACGGGCCGGGCCACCCAGGAGGACGTCGCGGCGGAGCGGGGCCGCCTCGGGCTGGACCGGCCGGCCGCGGTGCGCTACCTCGACTGGCTGTACGGCCTGGCCCGGGGGGACCTGGGACGCTCGCTGGCGGGCGGCAGGCCGGTGGCGGCGCTGTTCGCCGAGCGGCTGCCCGCCACCGCCGCCCTGGTTGCGGTGGCGCTCGCGGTCACCGTGCTGCTGACCGCGACGGCCCTGACCGTCACGTACCTGCGCGGCGGCCGGGGCGGCTCGGCCTCGACCGGACTGGCCGCCGTGCCACAGCCGGTCTACGCGGCGGTGCTCGGCGCGGTCCTGGCGGGGCTGCTGGGCTGGCTGCCCCCCGTGTCCCTGCTGCCGCCGGGCGGCTCGTTCCTGGCGGACCCCCGGCTCCTGGTGCTGCCCGCCCTCACCCTGGCGCTGCCCTCGGCCGCGTTCGCCACCGTCCTGCTGCGCGGGGCGCTCGGCGACGCCCTGCGCCGCCCGCACGTGGCCGACGCACGGCTGCGCGGACTGCCCGCGCCGCTCGTGCTCCACCGGCACGTCCTGCCCTTCCTGTACGCGCCGGCACTTCAGGTGACGGCCCTGCTGGCCGGAGGTCTCGTGGCGGGAACCGCCCTGGCGGAGACCCTGTTCGGCTATCCGGGCACGGGGCAGCTGCTGGTGTCCGCCGTCGCGGTGCGCGACGTCCCCGTCATCCAGACCGCGGCCCTCCTCCCGGCCGTCGTCCTGCTGCTGGGCATGCTGCTGGCCGACCTGGCCGCCCGCCGCACCGCGGTGCCGGGCCCCGCGGGAAACACCGGCCCCTCGGTGCCGGATGCGGGGAGGACCGTGTGA